One Purpureocillium takamizusanense chromosome 1, complete sequence genomic window carries:
- a CDS encoding uncharacterized protein (EggNog:ENOG503NY68~COG:S): protein MPSAEDQARASRPTSPTPSQLPPVPSSPVYSLASTANPMSQFNLPLPPAPRPSHAVLTKADLEHSQDAYADLLGSAKAYRVALASLSNAASAFGSALEACARLKEARAEPIGPSGAGTASMSASFTTPRGACTADTLLSASGVHHLIANHQQILSETVYRAFEVPLLHDLDKWQSVIDDEEETYQQKIKAQSREVKRLEKEGLKLHKQRRRDVGRFRAHLVELTGKLDGLTTLHADHARTLLRESQETSGRIVEASCSLVRAEVDIFEGLARKGWSGGGLDDLLEKGQDLFAVEDVGGHGGGAVPGESTKLFSILPPKSILADTASDSRTGPGHGRADSLLTMDGDRYQSLTGVAADPRHPPTAGAGDADSVFSSDFNKPRGARPFSPQPIRRIPADVTFDSLGAAALGHLGELEEPEEEAAAKKKPREADPDSETPTQTQTGTETETQGEERGGVDGHAEADDDNDDDDEHRGRTESRSPMTTPSAHSSPFGRAASLDGRE from the coding sequence atgcCGTCCGCCGAGGACCAGGCCCGCGCCTCTCGTCCCACGTCGCCCACACCGTCGCAGCTCCCCCCCGTCCCGAGCTCCCCCGTCTActcgctcgcctcgaccGCGAACCCCATGTCACAGTTCAACCTGCCcctcccgccggcgccgcgcccgtcccACGCGGTCCTCACAaaggccgacctcgagcacTCGCAAGACGCCTACGCTGACCTGCTCGGCTCCGCAAAGGCCTaccgcgtcgccctcgcaTCCCTGTCCAACGCCGCGTCCGCCTTTGGCTCCGCCCTTGAGGCGTGCGCCCGCCTGAAGGAGGCCCGCGCTGAGCCCATAGGGCCCTCGGGCGCTGGCACCGCCAGCATGTCCGCGAGCTTCACCACCCCGCGTGGCGCATGCACCGCCGACACCCTGctctccgcctcgggcgtGCACCACCTCATCGCCAACCACCAACAGATCCTATCCGAGACGGTATACCGCGCCTTCGAGGTCCCCCTCCTGCACGACCTCGACAAGTGGCAGTCCGTCatcgatgacgaggaggagacgtACCAGCAAAAGATCAAGGCGCAGAGCAGGGAGGTCAAGCgcctggagaaggaggggcTCAAGCTACACAAGCAGCGGAGGAGGGATGTCGGCAGGTTCCGCGCCCACCTTGTCGAGCTCACGGGCAAGCTGGACGGCCTGACCACGCTGCATGCTGATCACGCACGTACGCTGCTCAGAGAAAGCCAGGAGACGAgcgggcgcatcgtcgaAGCCAGCTGCAGCCTCGTCAGGGCCGAAGTGGACATCTTCGAGGGGCTGGCGCGAAAGGGTtggagcggcggggggctcGATGACTTGCTCGAAAAGGGCCAAGACTTGTTCGCCGTTGAGGATGTCggtggccacggcggcggagcggtcCCAGGCGAGTCAACAAAGCTCTTTTCCATCTTGCCGCCCAAAagcatcctcgccgacacgGCCTCCGACTCTCGCACTGGTcctggccacggccgcgccgaCAGTCTCCTCACCATGGACGGCGACAGATACCAATCCCtcaccggcgtcgccgccgaccccagACACCCtcccaccgccggcgccggcgacgcggacaGCGTCTTCTCGTCCGACTTCAACAagccgcgcggcgcgcgaccCTTTTCGCCGCAGCCAATACGGCGGATCCCCGCCGACGTGACGTTTGACTcgctgggcgcggcggcgctgggccacctcggcgagctcgaggagcccgaagaggaggcggcggcgaagaagaagcctcGGGAAGCAGATCCGGACAGCGAGACGCCAACGCAAACACAGACGgggacggagacggagacgcagggcgaggagcgaggAGGCGTGGACGGGCACGCGGAAGCGGACGACgataatgatgatgatgatgagcatcGCGGCAGGACAGAGTCGCGGTCGCCCATGACCACCCCGTCGGCGCACTCATCGCCGTTTGGGCGAGCGGCGTCGCTAGACGGGCGCGAGTAG